ttccaaatgaaacgaacaagacatgctttaactgcagactgtcagcttttatttgaaggtatttacatccaaatcaggtgaacagtataggaattatgacagtttgtatatgtgcctcccacttcttaagggaccaaaagtaatgggacaattggcttctcagctgttccatggccaggtgtgtgttattccctcattaccccaattacaatgaacaaataaaaggtccagagttcatttcaagtgtgctgtttgctttttgaacctgttgctgtcaactgccaggatgagatccaaagagctgtcactaccagtgaagcaagccatcattaggctgaaaaaacaaaacaaacccatcagagagattgcaaaaacatcaggcgtggccaaaacaactgtttagaacattcccaaaaagaaggaacgcactggtgagctcagcaacaccaaaaaactaggaagaccacgggacacaactgtggtggatgaccaaagaatcctttccctggtgaagaaaacacccttcacaacagttggccagatcaagaacactctctaggaggcaggtgcatgtgcgtcagagtcaacaatcaagagaagactccaccagtgtgaatacagaggttTCACCACAAGATATAAACCTTTGGTgggccccaaaaacaggcaggccagattagagtttgccaaacaacatctgaaaaagccgtcgcagttctggaacaacatcctatggacagatgagaccaacatcaacttgtaccagagtgatgggaagagaagagtatggagaaggaaaggaactgctcatgatcctaagcataccacctcatcagtgaagcattgtggtggaagtgtcatggcgtgggcatgtatggctgccagtggaacttgttctcttgtatttattgatgatgtgactgctgacaaaagcagcacaatgaattctgaagtgtttcgggcaatattatctgctcatattcagacaaatgcttcaaaactcattggacggcgcttcacagtgcaggtggacaacgacccaaagcatactgcaaaagcaaccaaagagtttttgaagggaaagaagtggactgttttgcaatggccaagccaatcacctgacctgaatccgattgagcatgtatttcacttgctgaagacaaaactgaagggaaaatgccccaagaacaagcaggaactgaagactgttgcagtagaggcctggcagagcatcaccagggatgaaacccggcgtctggtgatgtctatgtgttccagacttcaggctgtgattgactgtaaaggatttgcaaccaagtattaaaaaatgaatgtttgatttatggttcttattctgtcccattacttttggtccctcaagaagtgggaggcacatttgcaaactgttgtaattcctacaccgttcacctgatttggatgtaaataccctcaaataaaagctgacactctgcagttaaagcatgtcttgttcgtttcatttggaatccattgtggtggtgtatagagccaaaaatgttagaattgtgtcgatgtcccaatatttatggacctgactgtatgtccactgtgagcgaccatctttgaacagaggcggtggtttacgacaccaactgtctgccatctataatccagttttgagttccctccccagacgccttaatgcccactcacatcctgggccatctgacctcaggaattcacatgacaaggtggggccaggtttcacaatgagctcacccgaaaccctggctgattaggtcccacacccgctttcacaccttggctcatgtgattagaggatcaccagggggtcctttgtccctctttggggggatactcacactgggtttaaatctgggactctcggccatttgaccttagaactgaagaagcttctcggatgagaggtgaaacgtcttcaagcaactttaagaagtccagacgcttttcttcgcaaactcctttgactacgatgacctggatgactgagaaccttcacagacaacattctttaatccaaacacacaaagaacagacaaccaagcttgatggagagcCTACATGACCGCGGGgcaggtcagcagagtctcactgagcctagcatggctctcagttaaataccttcttcaggaacaaaaggcagtacacagctgtttcacaccttaaggtacACACttccttgctacctcccagagtcctcaaagagacaaaagattccttcctgtggagttgtctgcttccttactagacccccaccatttgtcttacagtattggtgtgagacatgttaaaatccagtggcaccaaggcattatacaataaaataatgtgattaatacataagtaaaagaaattcctatacaagaCCAAAGTTCAGTAAGGAGAATAACTGCAATATAAGGTTaatcattaatatactgctgcacgggctgggctgtagttaaatcgtaaggttttaaaaaatgagctttaaaatgaatagtaatgataaaaaccgagagaggccgactgttggagtcaaattgctaaatgttgtcattgtgttacttaaatttgtaagtcttagttcaaacggcatgatcaaagacattcctgtGTTTCTGTTGACCTCCCCAGACTGTTGAACGGTGGGGGAGGTTGTAGTGTTTTATCATAGGGACATCCTATGTGagggttctgttttcttgtttagtaaacttcctgcctttatgacccttttgtgggcaggaggtcacacaaacgcaccccccaaacacaaacacacacattcacatgcacctacacacacacacacacacattctcgcgCTTGTAtccacacacatatacacacacacacgtgcttatcagaatcagaagactttatttatccccaaggggcaattaacaaaCAACCGAGCAGCATACAttgaagataaggacaataAGAACAGACAATGAgagtgagataataaatacacagaatatacagtatatacagttttaaaattacacaattttaaaattaaagtgactgaaggtgaataaataactgcaagTGACTAAAAGTGAATGAAGTGTCAGTAGTGTAAGAAGAGTGTAGTTTATGTTTCTGGTGTGGGAAATGTTCTTATTggctggagttaaaaagcagagtggCTTTGGGGACAAAGGTGGCTCTCCTCCTCGCAGTCCTGCAGAAAATGCAGCAGAGGCGTCGCCCAGAGAGGAGCCATTGAAATGCGGGGTgaagaatgtgagaggggtcgttgatgattttggctgccTGTCTAAGGGCCTGTTGGCTGAAAACCTGTGCCAGAGTTCTGACAAGCAGGCCAATGATTTTacacactgatgcagtgtgctgcagtctgttcttgttctgaaggctgagggagtggaaccagcaggtgatggagaaggtcatgatgctttccaggaaggcatagtaaaaagtcatcatgatgggtgtgctgactccaaaggagttgagtttcctaaggaggtatagccgttggtggcacctcctgagaatctcctctgtgttggcagagaatttcaggaggttgtcgaagatggttcccaggtatttgtactcctcaactacctccactggcttcccatggatggtggtggtgactgAAGCAGCCTTATCTTATCTGTAGCTAGTACCTTATCTTTTAGAACcatagggttttttttacaatgggtggtgcttgtgtgtactgtaactgttttcaataaaaggtGGCAAGGAAGGCTGTTTATTTGAAGTTGGCTAGGAGACAGGTGAGGAGCGTTCAGCTCCAAGAGCCTGGTTCCGACCAGcctcccttgctagcaagtaaaaactGGTTAAAGATGATTGTCTTGCTTCCTTGTCGTTAACGGGAATAAGTTTCTAAACCAGCAgggcctgtggaagcgcagacccaacacCGACAGTGATCACTAACTTTTTTAGgagcttgttcagattaaatagaacaaaatacaaagcattaaaacatgttttttttaaaacaacaaaaaaacaacaacagccttaataaatgcagagtaATTTTGACCCAGAAGCAGGGTTCACCAGGATAatcccacctgctgtgaatATTTATatgcagtacagttgttattattatcacttgtcacatcctgtttatgacagttaaaataaataacatttatataTGGAATAAAATTGTCTGTGTAAACTGTTTGTGGTGTTAAATAGGCCAGtactactgtactttaatgtcggtcataagggtggtacttcaagagccatatattttataAGGTGGTACTCactgtgaaaagtttgagaaccactggctTAGAGTACTAATGAGGTGGAACCAGGTAATGTTCCACGGCACATCTGATCATTTCTCACGGCACAACaagtggttgggaaacactgatcTACAACACTGACTTTAGCTCATTAGCCGGCTAGCAGTCACAGCTGTTTAAAGCCCAGAGAGAAGCAGGCAGCTAATTATAGTATTTATGAATACTGTGCTTTATCCAGTGTTCTGTCAAGTCAAAGAAGAATGTGctgatattaaaataaacataatttaCTTACTGTCTGTCATCTGTATGCCGAACTGATAGCTCCTATTGACATGGTGAAATTATTGTACAATGCATACGCGAATTAATTCAATGTATGCTACTCTGAGTTGTATGCTAAAATGACTGAACACCAGCCTCTCACGGCTAAAACTAGTGGCatcataaacaataaaaaaattgtAGTATTGGCTAGAATGGAAAGATTAAGTCATATTAAACTTAAATCATGATTATTTTCAAAAAGAGACAGCAAAATATTCCAGACTTATCTGGCAGATCCAGTTAACAAAGATATTAACAAttatttctaaataaaaacactgagtcTTTTGAAAAACgttattttaataaaagcttTAATATTTACCACTAAAATGAAGCTTGTCAGTGCAATGGCTGGcctccctcttacttttgcctCCTTTCAGGGTTTGCTACCTCAATGCAATATTTAAGAAATACAATACCTGTAGATAACTAACAGAGAAAATTCCTTCATATTTATACAGTAcactgtactgtatttttacagAATGCcatattaaaatgaattaatgaCACATTATGctgaagtaaaaacaaaaccaaaaaagccTGGAGTAGTACTCAGCCCCTTgcatcctgctggaagcaaaaGTGACTCCTGTGACAAGCAGTGCAACTAGTTGATGTTGAAAACATCAACTAGTTGTTGAAACAATGTTGTTGTTtcaacaacattaaaatatgaaGCAGTTATAATAAAAATGACCTGGCAGATAGACATATTACCTTTAGCTGTTTACCTTTGCAGTTATCTGATTTTTACCTAAATTAATTGCCTATACGTTTTTATATTCAGGTAGAAGCTGGTGGTTTAATAATAACAAGATAATTCCATTGTGAGAGCTAGTATGAAAATTTTATGAGCGGCTTGTCTGTAAAATGAATAGACTTTTCTAGACAGGCtggttttatttccttttgttttatCTCTCTTGCCTCTTTCTTAGGTGGAGAGATGGACTGGCTCTTTCCCATCCTGGCCGTCACACCTACATTCCATGAATTCGTCACCTTGATGTATTTAAGGATTGGAATACTAGCCTCCCTACAATCCTGAATTGAATaagaagaaaatggataaacaaatgaacttaaatTATAGCAACTTTTATTAGCAACTTGTTTTCATTATGAAGGTTAAATTGGAAATATCTGTGATCACAACTTGGTAGGGTGTGAACAAATGTGGCTAATGGCAGATTTGGGGTTCAGGTAAAATTTCTTTGTCATGGTGATGAATAGCCACTTGTACTGTGTCTACATCAGCATCATGTGACGAGGCTCTAAGCAGGTAAATCTGAATGAATTCTAATTCTAACTCTGTTTATCTTACAGATGGAATATATGTCATGATATATGATGGTGTGAGTAAGAAACCAtgaaaaacacatgcaaataGAACATATTATGGGCTCACCACTGTGCTGGATAGTattaaattccattcttttgaACTCTTGCGACGGGTATATCTTCGTCTCCGCAGTTCTGAAAGCCTTGCCAGGCAAAATACATATCTAtagtatggaggaccacaagagccacgcgcatcgaaataaagaattctgtgcttaaataatgaattgtagaataaattctgcatttgtaaattcatttttgaattccaatttaataaactgcatttcaaaatcctttttccaattgcatttcaaaatcctttttccaattgcaatttaataaactgcatttcaaaatcttttttccatttgcactttaataaactgcagttgaaaatcctttttccacttgcaatttaataaactgcagttcaaaatcctttttccaattgcactttaataaactgcagttcaaaatccatttccctttcctgttcgctccgggattaggtgctggattagctcttcgattaacaacttcctggaggctattcaaattagccacaccgtgggatgtaaggagctctctgattggttggtcagacacaggctgtctgcctggatttttctagctcatagcttcgccctgctaagaagcgtgtgttcttgtacaaaggccgttcagcctcaggatttacactcggctcgacacagatatgtgaagaatgaagggaccctgcagcgaaacggagagcgcaacctctgactgagtgcctgttttcgcagtctgaccacctgttgaaggtaacgtgctaacatggctaacgctagcatcaccgcacgtagccccgttattttaaggtcatcttagtttatgaaaattttacgtcgcagctgtacgagctagctatgtgttttgtaagctgctttgctcttcacaaataaagctggaagcagctcagactgttagaaccagcactgaggcctgttacatttatacagtgttagagcaatggctgcaacctacagcctttaaactagcgattaaaatgctgacagtaaactcgtcagtccagatgttaccacattactttgtgatacttaagagttaaaacaactgagacaggctgattaaaataacagctgtcagttctctcattcagtatatcaagactggagatcacactactgatttcagttcatttaatatgtgagtgcacaaaTGTCCAGTtgagtgcgctgaatcttagctttgaatgtccagtatattctaatcagtgcaatttaagcattcactgaacctacagtatctacacctgtgtggcacaTGTGTGGTAAAgttacagataatgaaatttaattattaatacaatatacatcatgaaaaatgaaagctgaaattgaatcagtttagtacttttctctgtatgctctgtgattataaaggccttaaattctgtgatatggctaggatttgatgaattcatcatatatacaacctttgatcatcatttatgtccagttgagaatgaatctgtgcactcacatattaaatgaactgaaatcagtagtgtgatctccagtcttgatatattGAATGAGAGATGTTCTAGTAGGATGCAGATGTAAATGAAGGATATACAGCACACACAAGTACATTACTTCATATTGCCACGTATTTATGTTTAATTGATTATTAAAAGGCTAAACTTCCAGTACAGTATACTTTAAACATATTCATTATGTATTTAAAAGAACATCAACATTGTGTATATTTCTTATCAAGTGAATATTATCATATCCTTTTATTATATCCTTAAGATGAGTATATTAAACATACTAATGCAAACAGACTCATAATTAAGGACTATGGGATACATGTGTGCAAGTACATAAAACATGCAAAGACACTGCTTGTTTGTTTGGCCAAAGCCAGTATGAAACACCTTCGTTTTGAACAGAACCTTTTTATATGACTGATGTGTAATTGTTACGTATATGTATTTGTATACGTATGtacatattttgttttgtttgttgttttcttttacaattgTAAGAGAAAAGGCTAATTTTCTTCTAATAATGATGTAATAAATAAGTAACAATAACAATCCGCTATATTTTCACTCTGAACATTATGTCCTGCGTTCTCTATTGAGAGAATACATATTACATATTATAATACATATTAGAACATGTTATATTCAGTCTTTTATTCAGATAGGCTGAAACTAATGATTTAGAactttttagaatttttttacttttaaaaccaGCTTATGTACGAAAGAGAACTGGAGAcattggaaaaaacaaaacaaaaagtgggGACGTCTTTTTTTCATCCAGAATTCCAAGAAAAAAAGTCAGCATTGTTTCACAATTTATGAGATAAATCATCATCAATaagttaaatatattaaatgtgataaataaataaatctgatcacactttaatgaccactaaatgATGTGATTTTTGATTTCCATGTTAATTAGACAAACAAAGCTCTTTGGGTAGTATACTCATACAAAATACTCTAATACAAATCAAAGAAAGGGTAAGGTTATAAATACACTGCAAATACAGAGAGTGGAAACAGGAAGGGAACTAAACACAATACCACAAGAATAAATAAAGTAGGACAAATAAAACTGGAACTAGCTAATACACTCAAACTCGACAAGGGCAAACTGTACTAGGAAGCATCAGGTCAGGAGCTACACTTAAATAATAAACTCTATGAATATACAACTAATGCTCCATCTCATAAATCGTGAAACAATGCGTACTTTTTTCTCTGAATTCTAGAATCACTGTGGCgatctttgtgctggttttcatctttgcttgtactgtcagctttgtgttcatacctaaatactaagagaaagatcatATGTGTGTCCTTGTCGcgatagggatttgtgttgctgtgtgggactgtagcctcagtttatACTTTTAAATGGTAATTATGAAAGAGtttgtttcaggtcattttacagaATAAGATGAAAATAATGTTAATAGCAgtataattaattattttctcCTTGGAGTAAtttactgcattacttttaagaaaagtgttctgggtaatatgtgtaatacattacttttttgACTATGAGCTTACACTGATCACAACACTACTAACCAAGGTTATTATCGTTAACAAAAACTAACGAAATAACGAAAactagaagtgaaaaaacattttcgttaacggaaataaaaatgaaaacaaaaaaaggaaaactaactaaaactgtaatgagtgttcacaaaactaactaaaattaactgaatttatagcaaaaatgtgtttagttttcgttGATGTGTGCGTGTCATACAATAGTCAAGGGTAAAAATGAAGTttagtttccaggtttttttcttgctgtgtctcattatgccagcaggtggcaaGTACGTTAGTCGAGTCGTCTGTGTTGCTGCTCCGTCCACGCGCAGAATCATGTCAGGAAAAGTCTGGAGAAAGCGCCAGAGTCCAATTtgggattactttgaatatgactgtgttttggataaagcaagtgtcttgtagtggaacaagacaaattatgagggacatttctaaagggaaaaaaatcccataAACCTTAAAGTGCACTTGAAAAGCTCACACAAGAAGGCTAACCTAGCTTACCTGGAGAAGGTAAGGGAGCGCACtcaaccctcatccccagaaacagaagctaacCCCAGGCAAGGCAGCGTGATGCATCCCGAGATAACAGGACTGGGATATCTACATAACTGTGTGAGTCAATTGCCTTAACACCCGGTGCTGCAAGAGTTAATAGTCTCATTGGGGCCAAGATATACGTTTTATAGTTGCCTGGTATCAATGGTTGTTCatctgcctttatttatttatttaaagaacccataggtgggaatgtgagttgtctgtctctgcgtgttagccctgcgacagacaggcGACATGTCCAGGGTGCAGGgtatggtagctggaatagcaacatacccaaggataagcggaagagcatgactgatatgatgaaactgggattttgttacacttaattattgcaaacacaactaaaactataactgaaactaatcaaaactaaactgaaactaaggattttcaaaaaaataaaaactaaactaaactagcaaacaattggtaagaactaattaaaactaatataaaattgaaaatctgaagtcaaaacgaaataaaaataaaaactaatgaaaactgcaaaactattaaaaccctgCTACTAACACTCAGGATCAGAGTTCAATTTCAGAATTTTTTTCTGGtttctaaaatgtttttgttttggacaAATAGAAATTAACTGCAAATTTATAACACAGAGTAAGAAATAAGttcatgtgttttcttttttgctttagttttttttaggttttttaacTTTAGCCCTACTTATCCTCAGCACTGTTCCACAATGAAACCATATATGCTAAGAACACAGTGACTGCACTCaaataaaaaattatgaaaACCTTGTTGACTTTTTTAGCCATTCTGGTCCAGTAGCCAGACTTCCTGTTGCTGCTGACCAAAGTCATTGTTTTCCTTGTCTCCTGCAGCTCATCTGACACTTTTTCCAGAGCAAAGGACACCTCTGTCAGTTTACTGCTGCTGCCCTGAAAGAGTGGTTTTGTAGAAAGGCAATCAACAAGATGTTAGGCCAATAAGGTTCATGATAGCCTTAACATTTGACACACTGGTTTGTTTCTACActgatttaataaaaaatgtttgcttcCGATATACAGTTTAAGATACAGGATAATCTCTGCAATGCAAGCATCCCTTTCGGGAGCTTCTGAAATGCacctacaaaaagaaaaaaaatgtgcatttttcccAACCTTTCGGGACAGAGACACAGATGGTGTTTCATGAGAAGATACCTCATCAACAGAGGCATGGTGACTGCGTCTCTTAATCTCTGGAAAAACGTTAGGCATAAAGATTAATGCAACACAACTAAAACTGCATGCAGATTTGTGGAATGTTTGCTATGATTAAGCTCACCTCTAAAACAGCTGTAGAAGTTGTGGCCGCCCTGGTTGTTCCCAGAGTTCTCCCCCAGGCTTTGGTCTCCATCTGTCTCATCTTCAACTGCAGAATCCTTTTCAATCAGATGCTTGACCAAAATTGCCTCCAGGAGGCTGAGCAGCATCAGAGCAAAAATTCCAATGCAGTAGACAGCTGAGGAGGACAGACAGTATTATTAAATTTGTGGACAAATAAGTATCGACTATATGTGCAGTCAAACACACTTCCTTACCTATAAGTGGAATACTGTCTGAAGAGCTCGGCAGAATCTCATTGAGAAGAAGCTGCATCACTGTGACAGCAAGCAAGACAGTGACCTTGAAGCCGAGTTTCTCACCCCCAGTGTCTGAGATCAGGAAGGAGGATAAGTCCAGAAGCAAGAAGAAGAGCACTGGCAGGATGAAATTGGCAACGTAGAGGACAGACCTCCTCTTCATGGTAATCTGTGATTTTGTTTCCCCAGGTGGTTAGGTACAATAGAAACAGATTTATACTCAAAGAAGTATTATGTGAATTTGTATTCAAATACTAAAGTGAAAGGAGTTTAGTGAGAAGTTTTGGGTGGTGTAAATGTGCCAAACCATGCAGTGTTATTAATGTTGTTTTGGGTGTCTGTAACACCACCACAGGTACAGTTGTGTTCAAAATAATAGCAGTCCAACATGACGAATCAGATCAATCAGTGTTTTTGATATGAATCATATTATTACATGGCAAATAATTTACCAGTAGGTGTAGTAGAGTCAGAGAAACCAACAGACTCAACATTCACAATATGAATGCACCTGAGTCTGTGTAATTGAATA
This sequence is a window from Pelmatolapia mariae isolate MD_Pm_ZW linkage group LG8, Pm_UMD_F_2, whole genome shotgun sequence. Protein-coding genes within it:
- the LOC134633467 gene encoding 5-hydroxytryptamine receptor 3A-like; the protein is MKRRSLVYVVNFLLSVLFCLSLDLVSFLISDSGGEKLSFKAWNNEYIQWKPDDFCGIKYITIPTSYLWMPDITIEEMTEKDKASPSPYLTIYHDGVVEFRNDQVVLSACKMHVYKFPFDTQSCNLSFRSIFHDDWMLQVSNKSRIFDVMHTQYEWLFIDMSVNNEIVEGYGFNQTVVIYTITMKRRSVLYVANFILPVLFFLLLDLSSFLISDTGGEKLGFKVTVLLAVTVMQLLLNEILPSSSDSIPLIAVYCIGIFALMLLSLLEAILVKHLIEKDSAVEDETDGDQSLGENSGNNQGGHNFYSCFREIKRRSHHASVDEVSSHETPSVSLSRKGSSSKLTEVSFALEKVSDELQETRKTMTLVSSNRKSGYWTRMAKKVNKC